A section of the Oryza sativa Japonica Group chromosome 1, ASM3414082v1 genome encodes:
- the LOC4327786 gene encoding probable protein ABIL3, which translates to MEAITMSPSSVSSHHLDVDAASTSEDMSSLQEGLLFSDSLKDLRNLRSQLYSAAEYFEVFYRNNSQKSTVMTSLKDYTVEALVSTVDHLGFVSYKVDNLVKERSDEVNETEFRVSSVEQRVRICQQTIDQEGRSQQSLLIRAPKYHRRYILPGTDIVESAIHPVSEPPRYSRQHMSRKMHKSQSISTPVGRQSTMRSARSPSPSARGTHHRSRSLSPSRKARAKSPSPQIISTQTKETRAGSPIPNSNPLARSATVARRPPVHPKHFRQTSMQLHSDWSNHKEQEKSSSKGRGFLKSLLTRRRWRNDESLYSYLDEY; encoded by the exons atggaggcAATCACGATGTCGCCGTCCTCCGTCTCCTCACACCACCTCGACGTCGACGCTGCCTCCACCAGCGAGGACATGTCGTCGTTGCAGGAAGGCCTCCTCTTCTCGGACAGCCTCAAG GACCTGAGGAATCTGCGTTCACAGCTATACTCAGCGGCGGAATATTTTGAAGTATTCTACAGAAACAATTCTCAGAAATCTAC GGTGATGACAAGTCTGAAAGATTACACAGTTGAGGCCCTTGTTAGCACTGTCGACCATCTGGGCTTTGTGTCATACAAGGTGGATAACCTTGTCAAGGAAAGATCCGATGAGGTTAATGAGACAGAATTTCGAGTATCCTCAGTTGAGCAG AGAGTACGGATTTGCCAACAGACAATCGACCAGGAGGGAAGATCTCAACAATCTCTTCTCATTAGAGCACCAAAATACCACAGGCGTTACATATTGCCAG GCACAGATATAGTGGAATCAGCCATTCATCCAGTTTCAGAACCTCCACGGTATAGCAGGCAACATATGAGCCGTAAAATGCACAAGTCACAATCTA TCTCTACGCCAGTTGGCAGGCAATCTACAATGAG GAGCGCGCGTtcaccatctccttcagctCGTGGCACACATCATCGATCACGGTCCTTGTCACCTTCTCGAAAAGCACGAGCTAAATCCCCATCTCCCCAAATCATCAGCACACAAACAAAAG AAACAAGAGCAGGTTCACCAATACCGAATTCCAATCCCCTTGCACGATCTGCCACGGTTGCAAGAAGGCCACCTGTTCATCCAAAGCATTTT AGACAAACTTCAATGCAGTTACACTCTGACTGGAGCAATCACAAAGAGCAGGAGAAAAGCTCAAGCAAGGGCAGGGGGTTCCTCAAATCATTGCTCACAAGGCGTCGGTGGAGGAACGATGAGTCATTGTACAGCTACTTGGACGAATATTGA
- the LOC4327787 gene encoding protein NLP3, with protein sequence MEVDPSSSLPGAGEGGGGGIGGGGGDLWPFDSLTTSLLFSSVSASPQPLPASSSSWLTPPSPLWLFDERQLLPLDMGAPAAPATAPPAEAAAVVEEVHRTRSGNSDTTSKRVDQINSKWQFHLSIDDNTDSSCLFKERLTQALRYFKESTDQHLLVQVWAPVKSGDRYVLTTSGQPFVLDQQSIGLLQYRAVSMMYMFSVDGENAGELGLPGRVYKQKVPEWTPNVQYYSSTEYPRLNHAISYNVHGTVALPVFDPSVQNCIAVVELIMTSKKINYAGEVDKVCKALEAVNLKSTEILDHPNVQICNEGRQSALVEILEILTVVCEEHKLPLAQTWVPCKYRSVLAHGGGVKKSCLSFDGSCMGEVCMSTSDVAFHVIDAHMWGFRDACVEHHLQKGQGVSGKAFIYRRPCFSKDISQFCKLEYPLVHYARMFGLAGCFAICLQSMYTGDDDYILEFFLPPNCRNEDDQNALLESILARMKKCLRTLKVVGNGDTNEVCLQISNVLIIETEDLKTNVHFENSEGCFRESPESNGSQRVHEVDNDGNKVSIMSERHLLADDNSQNNGASVGRPNGSGASDSLHKSNKPPERRRGKAEKTISLDVLQQYFSGSLKNAAKSLGVCPTTMKRICRQHGISRWPSRKINKVNRSLSKLKQVIESVQGSDAAFNLTSITGPLPIPVGPSSDSQNLEKASPNKVAELSNLAVEGDRDSSLQKPIENDNLAILMSQQGFIDANNNLQLEADKASHSRSSSGEGSINSRTSEASCHGSPANQTFVCKPIASTFAEPQLIPEAFTKEPFQEPALPLSRMLIEDSGSSKDLKNLFTSAVDQPFLARSSNLALMQNSGTVTIKASFKEDIVRFRFPCSGSVTALKDEVAKRLRMDVGMFDIKYLDDDHEWVKLACNADLEECMEISGSHVIRLLVSDVAAHLGSSCGSSG encoded by the exons ATGGAGGTTGACCCATCGTCGTCTTTGCCGGGCgcgggggaaggaggaggaggaggaatcggcggcgggggtggggatTTGTGGCCGTTCGACTCGCTCACCACGTCGCTGCTGTTCTCGTCGGTGTCGGCCTcaccgcagccgctgccggcctcgtcgtcgtcgtggctcacgccgccctcgccgctgtGGCTGTTCGACGAGCGCCAGCTGCTCCCGCTCGACATGGGCGCCCCCGCTGCCCCCGCCACCGCTCCgcccgccgaggccgccgccgtggtcgaGGAAGTCCATCGGACCCGCTCCG GGAATTCTGACACGACTAGTAAGAGGGTTGATCAGATTAATAGCAAATGGCAGTTTCACCTATCTATTGATGATAACACGGACAGCTCATGCTTGTTTAAGGAGAGGCTTACACAGGCTCTTAGATACTTCAAGGAGTCCACAGATCAGCATCTGCTGGTTCAAGTTTGGGCACCGGTTAAGAGTGGAGACCGGTATGTGCTTACTACTTCAGGACAGCCCTTTGTACTTGACCAGCAGAGTATTGGGCTTCTTCAGTACAGGGCTGTATCCATGATGTACATGTTCTCGGTGGATGGAGAAAATGCTGGAGAGCTGGGGCTACCTGGGCGTGTGTACAAACAAAAGGTTCCTGAGTGGACACCGAATGTGCAGTATTATAGCAGTACTGAGTACCCACGCCTTAACCATGCAATCAGTTACAATGTTCATGGTACTGTAGCCTTGCCTGTTTTTGATCCTTCTGTTCAAAATTGTATTGCGGTTGTTGAACTTATAATGACATCAAAGAAGATCAACTATGCTGGTGAGGTTGATAAAGTCTGCAAAGCTCTTGAG GCAGTAAATCTCAAAAGCACTGAGATATTGGACCATCCGAATGTCCAG ATATGCAATGAAGGCCGCCAATCTGCTTTGGTGGAGATACTGGAGATCTTGACGGTCGTATGTGAAGAGCACAAGCTTCCTTTGGCTCAAACCTGGGTTCCTTGCAAGTATCGAAGTGTACTGGCACATGGCGGTGGTGTTAAGAAGAGTTGTTTGAGCTTTGATGGAAGTTGCATGGGGGAGGTTTGCATGTCAACCAGTGATGTGGCATTTCATGTTATCGATGCTCATATGTGGGGATTTAGAGATGCATGTGTAGAACATCACCTACAGAAGGGACAAGGAGTTTCTGGGAAGGCTTTTATCTATCGTCGACCTTGCTTTTCTAAAGATATCAGTCAATTCTGCAAGTTGGAGTATCCCCTTGTACACTATGCTCGAATGTTTGGTCTAGCTGGCTGCTTTGCAATATGTTTGCAAAGTATGTATACTGGAGATGATGATTATATATTAGAGTTCTTCCTGCCACCAAATTGCaggaacgaagatgatcaaaaTGCCTTGTTGGAGTCCATATTAGCTCGAATGAAGAAGTGCCTTCGTACCCTAAAGGTAGTTGGCAACGGAGACACCAATGAAGTTTGTCTGCAAATAAGTAATGTGCTAATAATTGAGACTGAAGATTTGAAGACAAATGTGCACTTTGAGAATTCTGAAGGTTGCTTTCGTGAATCGCCTGAAAGTAATGGAAGCCAAAGAGTCCACGAGGTTGATAATGATGGCAACAAAGTTTCAATCATGTCAGAGAGACATTTGCTAGCTGATGACAACTCTCAAAACAATGGGGCATCTGTTGGCAGGCCAAATGGTAGTGGTGCTTCTGATTCGCTTCACAAAAGTAATAAACCCCCTGAAAGGAGACGAGGAAAAGCTGAAAAAACAATCAGCTTAGATGTTCTTCAGCAATATTTCTCAGGAAGCCTAAAAAATGCAGCAAAAAGCCTTGGTG TATGTCCCACAACCATGAAACGCATCTGCAGGCAACATGGGATTTCTCGTTGGCCATCTCGAAAAATTAACAAGGTCAACCGGTCTCTCTCAAAACTAAAGCAGGTAATTGAGTCTGTTCAAGGCTCAGATGCGGCATTTAATCTCACGTCTATCACAGGTCCTCTCCCTATTCCTGTTGGACCTTCATCAGATTCTCAGAATCTAGAGAAAGCAAGTCCAAATAAAGTTGCAGAACTTTCAAATCTGGCTGTTGAGGGGGACAGAGATTCATCCTTGCAAAAGCCAATAGAAAATGACAACTTAGCTATATTGATGTCACAGCAAGGGTTTATAGATGCAAACAATAACTTGCAACTTGAAGCAGACAAAGCTTCTCACTCGAGAAGCTCATCTGGAGAAGGCAGTATAAACTCACGTACCTCAGAGGCCTCATGCCATGGAAGTCCTGCAAACCAGACATTTGTTTGCAAGCCAATTGCATCGACGTTCGCTGAACCACAATTAATTCCAGAGGCGTTTACTAAAGAGCCCTTTCAAGAACCAGCACTACCGCTTTCCAGGATGCTCATTGAGGATTCTGGAAGTTCCAAAGATTTGAAGAATCTCTTCACTTCAGCAGTTGATCAACCATTTTTAGCACGTTCAAGCAATTTGGCGCTGATGCAAAATTCAGGGACGGTGACCATAAAGGCTAGCTTTaaggaagacattgtcaggttcCGCTTCCCATGTTCCGGTAGCGTTACTGCATTGAAAGATGAAGTAGCCAAAAGGCTAAGGATGGATGTTGGCATGTTTGATATCAAGTATCTCGACGATGATCATGAGTGGGTGAAGTTAGCATGCAACGCGGACTTGGAAGAATGCATGGAGATCTCTGGTAGCCATGTCATCAGGCTGTTGGTTAGCGATGTTGCGGCACACCTTGGTAGTTCCTGTGGAAGCTCAGGTTGA